DNA from Brassica napus cultivar Da-Ae chromosome C4, Da-Ae, whole genome shotgun sequence:
CGTAACCGTGGAGAATGAGATGATCGTCAATATCCAGAAATCCTGAAAACTACAATCACATTATGACCTCAAACGCATATTATGTGTTTCTATTGGCGTTTACATTATGGCGCAAACAACTAAAGCATAATAAAACGGGTTTGATAACAACTATAGTCTATATTAATTCTTAGAATGTAAGTGGAAACGTTGTTACCTTTGGATTGGATACAATGATACCTAGTACGTATGCCATCAAGTCAAGAGCCGATTGCAAAGAGTTTTGGACTCCTCCAACCACACAACGGTCGGATTCTGAAACTTGATCCTATTTTTAAGACCAAACATTATACCAAAATGTTATTACAACTTTGAATATAACCATAAAAccgaaataaaaatgttttgacGTACTTGCATTTGCTGGATGACGGCAAGATCAAACATCCACAAGCCAAGCCTTGAAGCAGCAACTCCACCCATTAGCATGTAAGATGCTATGTTGCCCTTTTTAACCCAAATCGACCCAACGCATACCAAAAGGCAGCTCCACTGCAAGAACAAGAATCCTACttttgtgacttttgttttTCTCATGTCCCATAACATGGTCAGGTTCTACTAGATTCAAATATAATGCATTTGACAAATAAGATATCTAAGGAAGAATGACAAGATGAATTGTTATAATCAATCAGATGAACCAAAATGTGGTACATAGTATATAACTTGTAGAATTTATAATATCACATTACTTCTTGTTCAATTCTTTCTATAGAAAGATCACAtacctttttatatatatagtaaaccaTGAGAATCTAAAACCTAAATGCAAATATGTTATAATTTCATGATTATTATGAATATTGTGATTGTGATAAATGTAGTGATTGACATTAAAATGGATTAGGAGTTTCAAGTTAATAATATACCTGAGACCAGAAGGACCAGAGGCCAGTTCTCAGCGTTGAGATACGGCTTTGCATTAGAGGATAGACGACTGTAGCCAACAGTCCAACCGTGGCACTTATTCCTCTGCCTATACCGATGATATATGTAGGTATCCCTTCCCACTGCAATGTTGCCGTCATCAATGTTCCAAAGCTGTATCAAGGCAGTAAAGAGATCCCATAAACCCTTGAAACTCAAAAACATTTTACTTGACATCCACATGTGAACAAGTCCAAAACACAAAGAGAAACGTAACCTGAGGACCGTGAAGAACAAGAGAGCTAGTGAAACCCCTGGGAGTACAACTTCTTGTTTGATATAAACTCTCCACGCGCCAACAAAAGAGGACTTGGATACTCTATCAAAGACCTTCAGCATTGCGGATCTACGTGGTGGGTTACCCTCCTCGGTCCCGGGGACAATATAAACAGAAACAGGTGCATCTGTTTCTTCTACTGGATTTGTCATGGAACGCAAGATCCGTCTCTCATTGCTTTGAGCTATCGCAGGAACACCGCTATACACAGATATGAAGAGCCAATACTCAACCCAAGCGGTTATAGTAGCCCAAAATGCAAAAGTGATGGCTGATGCCTTCAGTGAGACAAAGCTAATGATGAGACCGGTGGTGACTGGAGACAATAGCTTTGAGCTCAAATCAATGCCTCTAATGACAGAGTTCATTCTTGTCAATACCGCTGGTGGATGACCTTCCGACATAACCACAGCCCTGTTTGGTAGTCAAAAGAGCAAAATAAAATTGCATGCAGTATGCATAAATCATGTGAAAAAACATTACCAGTCTCGTTCGATCAGAATGGTGCCACCAAGTGTGGAAAGCACACCAATGGCCCCAGTAACATTTGTCAACGCAACCAAGGTTGCAAAGACCGGGATGTTCCGGGGTTTAAGACCGTAATCTAGTAGCAACTTGATGACTGCACCACCAGCAATGATGTAGGAGAGGTTCTGACATAAGAGCCAGAGTCTAAGAACTTTAACGTAGTCCAGTCCCTCGATCCATTGTCCCACAATGGGGCCAAAGATCGCAGAAGAACCAGACTCTATCGCACCGTATATGGCCGCAAGAAGCAGAGAGTTTGGCCACAAGTAGATCATATACAAAGCAACTGAGAATTCCCAAGTTCTGCATCAGAAGAAGAAACTCATACTTACAAAATTGAAGTGTATCCACCATATTCAAATGATCTTACATTATAAggtgtttttttcttctcttttgctTTTATAAACCAACTTTGAAATTATTCGAGATTTCAAATCAACTAAGCCAACaaagcataaaataaaagaactAATATTTTACTGAAAAGACTAATTCACAATTTTACCCTTTTCAGTTCTAAACAAAAAATGTTAgagatgaaaatatttatttattaatttatatttaacctGGCACCCCATCTTGCAAGAAAATATCCCACGTAAAGAGATATGACGAAACGACGTCGTACGGGTGGTGGTGGGTTTTGTGGCTGCCCTAGTCCCTCTACGTCACGTTCTTCATCCTGTTGAACAACCGTCACCGCTTCTGTCGCATTCTCCATTTTCTGACAGAGAAAAATATTTCAGAACATAGACATGGATCATGCATGTGTTTTACTTTTCCAAAATCCAAAGTGAATTATGTTGTTACTTTAGCGTTTTACAGAACAACATTTGCATGTGTGTGAATATGTTACAGCAACAACAAAATCATTCATCGAAGAAAATCCATCTCGATAATTTCTAGTAATAAATCaatccaaaaagaaaaacgatAATTCTAGCAATACATCAGTCTGAAAATTCTCAAATACTAATGAAACAAGAACCTTACTTCTGCGCCTCACACGAGCTTGAGAGAATGAATGATGGAAACAGAATCGTACAGTATCAGAATTGCTTTTTGAAGGCTAgttttgttattatttgtgATATCAACAATGTCAAttgttaatttacaaaaaaaaaaagaaaaacaatgtcAATTGTTGTGATGGAGTAATAACAAAAATTTCCACTTGTGTTAAAAAGAGTTGTAGCAGTAGCAAGAAGTGATTCAAGAAGTATAAGAGTTTTGTTATCATTGGTGATATCAATTTTAACGAAGGAATAATGACAAATATCCCCACTTGTGTTAAAAGAGTAGTGGCAATAGCAAGGTGTGGTTGAGGAAGTAATAAGagtgtagaaaaaaaaagattcttttcactttatttttttttgtttggtctttAAGCAAAGTAGATTCTGTCAATTATTAACtctataaaacaattataaattggactttgtaaaacaaatataaattagaCTTTAAGCTGATGGTAGTGCAATCGTGATCTTCCTTTTTTGTGCAAACGATCATTTTACACCACCGGATTACATGATCAAGAACAGAGGAAGGCTTTTGTCGTCGAGAAAACATTCAAGGAAATAAAGCATGCCTCGAACGCTCTTGACAGCGTTGTCTTCATTGCTGGCCACCACGCCTTGTACAAGACATCATTTACCAAACTACTAACGCTTGTGCCATTGGCAAAGCCTTTGAAGCAGCTTTCCAGAGATTACGGAAAATATACTCTTTTGCCAATTAAAATCCGTCTCATGTACAGCTAGAGAATTCACTTTCTACAGATTATACATTATACCAAAATGTTATAAAAccgaaataaaaatgttttgacAGATTATACATTATACCAAAATGTTATAAAAccgaaataaaaatgttttgaagAACCTGCATTTGCTGGATGACGGCAAGATCAAACATCCACAAGCCAAACCTCAAGCAGCAACTCCACCCATTAGCATGTACGATGCTATGTTACCCCTTTTAACCCAAATTGATCCAACACATACCAAAAGGCAGCTCCACTCCAAGAACAAGAACTATACTTTTGTGATTTCTGTTTTTCTCATGTCTATATACAGTTGATTCTTCTAAAGGATTACTCAAGTCACATAACATGTtcaatttagattttaaaaacagtgatagaaaaacacaaaaataatgaattataaaatattatcccTGTATTCTCttagattatatttattttttattatctgTCAATTTTTAGTGTTATTTAATCATAGTTTTTCATGattctatatattttcaatattttaagttaattttcgttttgtaatttatataatatttactattttggttttaaatatattattttgataacATTAATCATTATTAGCCTAATTGTTTTTGAAGTTcgtcttataaaaatataaattaatttgtttCAGGATAGgaatataattgtttaatattatatatatatatatatatatatatatattatctaatgtaagtatataatttatattttacaacatattttcaaTGATGCTTCACCTTTAATCTTaactttaatattaaaataattatttggattatatttcaaataaaaatacagGGAAACTGGCTATTAATATTAGTCATTgcataaactaaatataagataagtgtaattatgatattattggtagatattgttaatatgtatttattaattaaaatttctaattttcaTGATAAgtgtatatattaaaatatatatttttaaataatattatatatatatcggtTGAATAGGTTAATGTTTATTAACTATCta
Protein-coding regions in this window:
- the LOC111213664 gene encoding solute carrier family 40 member 1 isoform X3; its protein translation is MENATEAVTVVQQDEERDVEGLGQPQNPPPPVRRRFVISLYVGYFLARWGARTWEFSVALYMIYLWPNSLLLAAIYGAIESGSSAIFGPIVGQWIEGLDYVKVLRLWLLCQNLSYIIAGGAVIKLLLDYGLKPRNIPVFATLVALTNVTGAIGVLSTLGGTILIERDWAVVMSEGHPPAVLTRMNSVIRGIDLSSKLLSPVTTGLIISFVSLKASAITFAFWATITAWVEYWLFISVYSGVPAIAQSNERRILRSMTNPVEETDAPVSVYIVPGTEEGNPPRRSAMLKVFDRVSKSSFVGAWRVYIKQEVVLPGVSLALLFFTVLSFGTLMTATLQWEGIPTYIIGIGRGISATVGLLATVVYPLMQSRISTLRTGLWSFWSQWSCLLVCVGSIWVKKGNIASYMLMGGVAASRLGLWMFDLAVIQQMQDQVSESDRCVVGGVQNSLQSALDLMAYVLGIIVSNPKFSGFLDIDDHLILHGYVIRINLYSSSLPNS
- the LOC111213664 gene encoding solute carrier family 40 member 1 isoform X1 — its product is MENATEAVTVVQQDEERDVEGLGQPQNPPPPVRRRFVISLYVGYFLARWGARTWEFSVALYMIYLWPNSLLLAAIYGAIESGSSAIFGPIVGQWIEGLDYVKVLRLWLLCQNLSYIIAGGAVIKLLLDYGLKPRNIPVFATLVALTNVTGAIGVLSTLGGTILIERDWAVVMSEGHPPAVLTRMNSVIRGIDLSSKLLSPVTTGLIISFVSLKASAITFAFWATITAWVEYWLFISVYSGVPAIAQSNERRILRSMTNPVEETDAPVSVYIVPGTEEGNPPRRSAMLKVFDRVSKSSFVGAWRVYIKQEVVLPGVSLALLFFTVLSFGTLMTATLQWEGIPTYIIGIGRGISATVGLLATVVYPLMQSRISTLRTGLWSFWSQWSCLLVCVGSIWVKKGNIASYMLMGGVAASRLGLWMFDLAVIQQMQDQVSESDRCVVGGVQNSLQSALDLMAYVLGIIVSNPKDFWILTIISFSTVTLSGLIYTVHLYRIRNHIFHFEKIPLLSKCLFKFILPSRGET
- the LOC111213664 gene encoding solute carrier family 40 member 1 isoform X5, producing the protein MENATEAVTVVQQDEERDVEGLGQPQNPPPPVRRRFVISLYVGYFLARWGARTWEFSVALYMIYLWPNSLLLAAIYGAIESGSSAIFGPIVGQWIEGLDYVKVLRLWLLCQNLSYIIAGGAVIKLLLDYGLKPRNIPVFATLVALTNVTGAIGVLSTLGGTILIERDWAVVMSEGHPPAVLTRMNSVIRGIDLSSKLLSPVTTGLIISFVSLKASAITFAFWATITAWVEYWLFISVYSGVPAIAQSNERRILRSMTNPVEETDAPVSVYIVPGTEEGNPPRRSAMLKVFDRVSKSSFVGAWRVYIKQEVVLPGVSLALLFFTVLSFGTLMTATLQWEGIPTYIIGIGRGISATVGLLATVVYPLMQSRISTLRTGLWSFWSQWSCLLVCVGSIWVKKGNIASYMLMGGVAASRLGLWMFDLAVIQQMIKFQNPTVVWLEESKTLCNRLLT
- the LOC111213664 gene encoding solute carrier family 40 member 1 isoform X4; translated protein: MIYLWPNSLLLAAIYGAIESGSSAIFGPIVGQWIEGLDYVKVLRLWLLCQNLSYIIAGGAVIKLLLDYGLKPRNIPVFATLVALTNVTGAIGVLSTLGGTILIERDWAVVMSEGHPPAVLTRMNSVIRGIDLSSKLLSPVTTGLIISFVSLKASAITFAFWATITAWVEYWLFISVYSGVPAIAQSNERRILRSMTNPVEETDAPVSVYIVPGTEEGNPPRRSAMLKVFDRVSKSSFVGAWRVYIKQEVVLPGVSLALLFFTVLSFGTLMTATLQWEGIPTYIIGIGRGISATVGLLATVVYPLMQSRISTLRTGLWSFWSQWSCLLVCVGSIWVKKGNIASYMLMGGVAASRLGLWMFDLAVIQQMQDQVSESDRCVVGGVQNSLQSALDLMAYVLGIIVSNPKDFWILTIISFSTVTLSGLIYTVHLYRIRNHIFHFEKIPLLSKCLFKFILPSRGET